A region from the Triticum aestivum cultivar Chinese Spring chromosome 3D, IWGSC CS RefSeq v2.1, whole genome shotgun sequence genome encodes:
- the LOC123076573 gene encoding B3 domain-containing protein Os03g0620400-like, with the protein MAEASGSKMSNPCESCERNIRFIRKINGNFMHSLVMPEWFVNQFGGKISRSIKLQTPNGNIYDVAVTENMNRTMLKSGWASFVDANQIEENYTLMFRYLGNALFEVIIFDSNGKEKVLCCAGMKAASDVNEPSSRHVDNSSSSHDGTTQSSADECSDSDGSQKESSYCYRKSAKMPAMSNSSEEISAEDNSLESDRQKLSKYYVLSGQCYLTEAQEVKMLALVKKIRPEIPVLVVQMKKSNVNNSRTLAICKDYTLEHLPCGETVIILQLPRKNKVWKCKLYNRPSRTSDAGRRNLYLGNFVRDNPVREGDICLFQPMTNVKQKRFTMTVHLLSKTSVNHSPGARNGIGSNHGRTSTKKAGDVEEPPTDGEEYSSEHEEHEVSDDSEGGSEPPFMLADKACLTWAQEKKVLEKVEEIESELPLYVAIMRKSNVCRGGSYNTPTLRFGSQYSSRYLVQNSAAGYHRGKSSVISLVLQREEKSRSWLTNLKHSMQHTTHVMKVLKGWTFFAHDNRLREGDLCLFKLIKDKEPLTMVIHVIRREEY; encoded by the exons ATGGCGGAGGCCAGCG GATCCAAGATGAGCAACCCTTGCGAATCCTGTGAGAGGAATATAAGGTTCATCAGAAAAATAAACGGAAATTTTATGCATAGCTTG GTCATGCCTGAGTGGTTTGTGAATCAGTTTGGAGGGAAGATCTCGAGATCCATCAAACTACAAACCCCCAATGGTAACATATATGATGTTGCAGTTACTGAGAATATGAATCGAACAATGCTGAAATCTGGTTGGGCATCATTTGTTGATGCCAATCAAATAGAAGAAAATTATACCTTGATGTTTCGGTACCTTGGAAACGCCCTCTTTGAGGTTATAATATTTGATTCCAATGGTAAGGAGAAAGTCTTATGCTGTGCCGGGATGAAAGCAGCCTCTGATGTTAATGAACCAAGCAGTCGCCATGTTGATAATTCGAGCAGTTCTCATGATGGTACTACTCAGTCATCAGCAGATGAATGTTCAGATTCAGATGGAAGCCAGAAGGAAAGCTCGTACTGTTACAGAAAATCAGCAAAGATGCCTGCAATGTCTAATTCTTCTGAGGAAATCTCAG CAGAAGACAATTCTTTGGAGTCAGATCGACAAAAGCTTTCAAAATATTATGTCTTGTCAGGGCAGTGCTATCTTACAGAAGCACAGGAGGTAAAAATGCTTGCACTTGTAAAGAAAATTCGACCTGAAATCCCGGTGCTTGTTGTCCAGATGAAGAAGAGCAATGTAAACAATAGTCGTACTCTG GCAATATGTAAGGATTACACACTCGAGCACTTGCCATGCGGAGAAACAGTTATCATACTCCAGCTGCCTAGGAAAAACAAGGTTTGGAAGTGCAAACTCTATAACAGGCCATCTAGAACGTCTGACGCTGGTCGGCGCAACCTTTATTTGGGGAACTTTGTCCGTGACAATCCTGTCAGAGAAGGCGATATCTGCCTCTTTCAACCAATGACAAATGTTAAGCAGAAAAGATTCACAATGACTGTCCATCTCCTTAGCAAAACGAGCGTTAATCATTCCCCTGGTGCAAGAAATGGCATTGGCTCAAATCATGGAAGGACAAGCACAAAAAAGGCAGGTGATGTGGAGGAACCACCTACCGATG GTGAAGAGTACTCTTCGGAACATGAGGAGCATGAAGTCTCTGATGATTCTGAGGGAGGTTCTGAACCTCCCTTCATGCTGGCAGACAAAGCTTGCCTAACATGGGCACAAGAGAAGAAAGTGTTGGAGAAAGTCGAGGAAATCGAGTCAGAACTACCCTTGTATGTTGCTATCATGCGCAAGTCCAATGTCTGTCGGGGTGGTTCCTATAACACTCCCACCCTA CGCTTTGGCTCACAATACTCAAGCAGATATCTTGTTCAGAACTCTGCTGCTGGCTATCATCGTGGAAAGAGTAGTGTGATCAGTTTGGTGCTTCAACGGGAGGAGAAGAGCAGATCATGGCTAACCAATTTGAAACACAGCATGCAACACACAACTCATGTGATGAAGGTTCTCAAAGGATGGACGTTTTTCGCCCATGACAACCGCCTGAGGGAGGGGGACCTCTGTCTCTTCAAGCTGATAAAGGACAAGGAGCCTCTGACTATGGTGATCCATGTTATTCGCCGTGAGGAATATTAG